In Fodinibius saliphilus, a genomic segment contains:
- the rfbC gene encoding dTDP-4-dehydrorhamnose 3,5-epimerase, which translates to MIFKETKIDGAFVIEIEKLTDKRGFFARGYCEKEFKEQGILFEAVQANIGYNKFKHTIRGLHYQVKPHAEAKLVRCVKGEVWDVIVDVRPESPTYKQWLGVELTENNHTMLFIPEGCAHGYQTLVDNTEIYYMVSAFYAPEAEQGIRWDDQAFNIEWRETEQIFISDKDQKWENYNSSPQKV; encoded by the coding sequence ATGATTTTCAAAGAAACTAAAATTGACGGCGCCTTTGTAATCGAGATAGAAAAGCTAACCGACAAAAGAGGCTTTTTTGCTCGTGGGTATTGTGAAAAAGAATTCAAAGAGCAGGGAATATTATTTGAAGCTGTCCAGGCCAATATTGGTTATAACAAATTCAAACACACTATTCGCGGATTACATTACCAAGTAAAACCTCATGCTGAGGCAAAGCTGGTACGCTGTGTAAAAGGTGAAGTATGGGATGTAATCGTTGATGTTAGACCCGAATCACCGACATATAAACAATGGCTGGGAGTTGAACTAACAGAGAATAATCATACTATGCTCTTCATTCCTGAGGGGTGTGCTCACGGCTACCAAACCTTAGTAGATAATACCGAAATATACTACATGGTTTCAGCATTCTATGCTCCGGAAGCAGAACAGGGAATTCGATGGGATGATCAGGCTTTCAATATTGAATGGAGAGAAACAGAGCAGATTTTTATCTCTGACAAAGATCAAAAGTGGGAAAACTATAACTCATCTCCCCAAAAAGTATGA
- a CDS encoding NAD-dependent epimerase/dehydratase family protein has translation MNRANTIIQSATEVVETDLNYICNSLENEFSQLAGKNILITGGAGFLGYYLIQSLLKWNEKVAQKEKINIIIYDNYIRGIPEWLQQVKHDDYLGLVKHDVRNPLPDSVIDFHYIIHAASIASPIYYRKHPLETMDANVNGLRYLLEYTRNRKKTATPVEGFLFFSTSEVYGDPHPDYIPTPETYRGNVSCTGPRACYDESKRYGETLCVTFAQEFDLPISIARPFNNYGPGLKITDRRVIPDFMRDVLSGKNIVMHSDGSPSRTFCYIADAITGYFKILVNGKPGDSYNIGVSEPEITMTELAERIITIARDHINYHGEVQHIPSNDEDYLVDNPNRRCPVISKAENELGYSPSIGLEEGLIRNLLWYNENQEAEEA, from the coding sequence ATGAATAGAGCAAATACGATAATACAAAGTGCGACAGAAGTTGTGGAAACAGACCTCAACTACATCTGTAATTCATTGGAAAATGAATTTAGTCAACTTGCTGGAAAGAATATTCTTATCACCGGGGGTGCAGGGTTCTTGGGATATTACCTCATCCAGTCACTATTAAAGTGGAATGAAAAAGTAGCCCAAAAAGAAAAAATAAATATAATAATTTATGACAATTATATACGTGGAATTCCTGAATGGTTACAGCAGGTAAAACATGATGATTATTTGGGATTAGTAAAACACGATGTAAGAAATCCACTTCCCGACTCCGTTATTGATTTTCATTATATCATCCATGCAGCCTCAATAGCATCTCCGATTTACTATCGGAAACACCCGCTTGAAACAATGGATGCAAATGTTAACGGCTTACGATATTTATTAGAATACACGCGCAACCGAAAAAAAACAGCAACCCCGGTTGAAGGTTTTTTATTTTTCTCAACAAGTGAAGTTTATGGAGATCCCCATCCAGACTACATCCCAACACCGGAAACCTATCGTGGGAATGTATCATGTACTGGCCCTCGCGCCTGCTATGATGAATCAAAACGGTATGGAGAAACCCTATGCGTAACCTTTGCACAAGAATTTGACCTGCCTATTTCTATTGCCCGACCATTTAATAATTATGGGCCAGGTTTAAAAATTACTGACCGTAGGGTAATACCTGACTTTATGCGTGATGTTTTATCAGGAAAAAACATCGTAATGCACTCGGATGGCTCTCCTTCCAGAACGTTCTGCTACATAGCAGATGCAATAACCGGCTATTTCAAAATATTGGTAAACGGGAAGCCGGGCGATTCATACAATATTGGGGTTTCAGAACCAGAAATAACAATGACAGAACTAGCTGAACGGATCATCACAATTGCCCGCGATCATATTAACTATCACGGAGAAGTTCAACATATCCCAAGTAATGACGAAGACTACTTGGTAGATAACCCAAACAGGCGCTGCCCAGTAATATCTAAAGCTGAAAATGAGCTTGGTTATAGTCCCTCGATCGGACTTGAAGAAGGACTAATCCGAAATTTATTGTGGTACAACGAAAATCAAGAAGCAGAGGAAGCATAA
- the rfbF gene encoding glucose-1-phosphate cytidylyltransferase, with the protein MKAVILAGGYGTRLSEETSVRPKPMVKIGEKPILWHIMKIYSHYGIQDFIICLGYKGAVIKEYFANYFLYKSDLTFDLKKNNMKILRNGVEPWKVTLVDTGDGTMTGGRLKRVKDYIGDETFCMTYGDGVSNINLKELIAFHKDNKTSATLTAVQPPGRFGTFSLRDKDSKIDSFTEKPQGDGAWINGGFFVLEPEVFDYIEGDETVWEKDPLEKLANDGKLAAYKHRGFWQPMDTLRDKNVIENLWKSESTPWKIW; encoded by the coding sequence ATGAAAGCAGTTATTCTTGCAGGAGGCTATGGAACCAGGCTCAGTGAAGAAACAAGCGTACGACCTAAACCGATGGTCAAGATTGGAGAAAAACCAATACTTTGGCATATAATGAAAATATATTCTCATTATGGGATTCAAGATTTCATTATATGTCTCGGATACAAAGGAGCGGTCATTAAAGAGTACTTTGCTAACTATTTCTTATACAAGTCAGATCTCACCTTTGATCTAAAAAAGAACAACATGAAAATCCTTCGTAATGGTGTTGAGCCTTGGAAGGTGACTCTTGTTGATACGGGAGACGGTACTATGACCGGTGGGCGTCTAAAACGAGTCAAAGATTATATTGGAGATGAAACATTTTGTATGACTTATGGTGATGGTGTTAGCAATATAAACCTCAAAGAACTTATTGCATTTCATAAAGACAACAAGACTTCTGCTACCCTCACAGCTGTTCAACCACCCGGGCGTTTCGGTACTTTTAGTCTCCGTGATAAAGATTCTAAAATAGATTCTTTCACCGAAAAACCCCAAGGCGACGGTGCATGGATAAATGGTGGCTTCTTTGTATTAGAACCGGAAGTTTTTGACTACATCGAGGGCGATGAAACAGTATGGGAAAAAGATCCTCTTGAAAAGCTTGCCAATGACGGGAAATTAGCAGCCTACAAACATCGGGGCTTCTGGCAACCCATGGACACGCTCCGAGACAAAAATGTTATTGAAAATTTATGGAAATCAGAATCAACACCTTGGAAGATCTGGTAG
- a CDS encoding SGNH/GDSL hydrolase family protein, whose product MGSIDLLTIIQITALALLLVIGLEIILRHKGFEPKTFTKEKSTIVPEGKLYQSDPKLGFVFQPGNFSISINNRFTFTANHDENGHRITSDKKEYDQNTNYPEIWFLGCSFTYGWLVYDNETFPWLVQQHLKNWKVRNFGVSGYSILQSYLQFKEASLKGEPPRIVMLMYGSEIHDNRNTLTRKRKKSFTRLERTSPFSVPCGRLTANGDLKIIYDHTRYTGLPFSSYSALMHRLENKYDMRYDSRLNNKEVSKKIITKFQLLCDKVNSTFILAGIHEGKNTKKMLQFCNSKGIKTLDISVDRGPRYPEHSFYPFDDHPSPLAHKKYAETIIMYLKQENLINTQSVKTTHWE is encoded by the coding sequence ATGGGTTCAATAGATTTACTTACAATTATCCAAATTACAGCTTTAGCTCTGTTACTCGTTATTGGACTTGAAATAATACTTCGGCATAAGGGTTTCGAACCTAAAACGTTTACTAAAGAGAAGTCTACCATTGTGCCTGAAGGAAAGTTGTACCAGTCAGATCCTAAACTGGGGTTTGTTTTTCAACCCGGGAACTTTTCAATAAGCATTAACAATCGGTTTACATTTACTGCTAACCATGATGAAAATGGTCATCGGATCACTTCTGATAAAAAAGAGTATGATCAGAATACAAATTACCCGGAAATATGGTTTTTAGGCTGTTCATTTACTTATGGCTGGCTGGTTTACGATAACGAAACATTCCCATGGTTAGTCCAACAGCATTTAAAAAACTGGAAAGTCCGTAATTTTGGCGTGAGTGGCTATAGTATATTACAGTCTTATTTGCAGTTCAAAGAAGCGTCATTGAAAGGGGAACCACCTCGAATTGTTATGCTGATGTATGGCAGCGAAATACATGATAACAGAAACACGCTTACCAGAAAACGGAAAAAGTCATTTACTCGCTTAGAGAGAACAAGTCCCTTTTCAGTACCATGTGGCCGACTTACAGCAAACGGTGACTTGAAAATTATATATGACCATACCCGATATACCGGCTTACCATTTTCATCTTACTCAGCATTGATGCATCGTCTTGAGAACAAATATGATATGAGATATGATAGCCGTCTTAACAACAAAGAAGTATCAAAAAAAATAATAACGAAATTTCAACTGCTCTGTGATAAGGTAAACTCAACTTTTATTCTTGCTGGTATCCATGAAGGGAAAAACACTAAAAAAATGCTACAGTTTTGTAACTCTAAAGGAATAAAAACGCTAGATATTTCGGTTGATCGGGGGCCGAGATATCCTGAACACTCCTTCTATCCGTTTGATGACCATCCAAGCCCGCTGGCTCATAAAAAATATGCAGAAACTATAATTATGTATTTAAAGCAGGAAAATTTGATCAATACACAATCTGTTAAAACTACACATTGGGAATAA
- a CDS encoding glycosyltransferase produces MTKKRILIISKSFYPRNSPRAFRTTELVKEFGREGHEVTLLTVKRDKYHIPFEKKYGVTIRNLGPLQLPEINLTNSTGISRLIKRGVRRGLLQLFEYPNIELMFKVKNALKKESGYDLLISIAVPHPIHWGVAWAWKMNNPIAHTWAADCGDPYMWQTLDSFNKMFYFKYFEKSFCRKANFITVPIEEARKGYYPEFRDKVRVIPQGFNFGEIEIDHSSFSSNTVPTFAYAGGFIPGGRDPREFLDYLVQIEQPYKFIIFTRSKDLVKPYLERANGKIEIHDYIPRKELLRRLSKMDFLVNFENRSNLMMPSKLIDYYLAGRPVLNIPSKGINKYTINQFLVANYRNKYNYNGVDRYRIENVCDQFLSLCEEIQVANES; encoded by the coding sequence ATGACTAAGAAAAGAATCCTTATTATCTCCAAGTCGTTTTACCCGAGGAATTCTCCGCGTGCGTTCCGTACTACGGAATTGGTAAAAGAGTTTGGCCGAGAGGGCCATGAGGTTACCCTTCTAACGGTGAAAAGGGATAAATACCATATACCGTTTGAAAAAAAATATGGTGTTACAATTAGAAATTTAGGCCCCCTGCAATTACCGGAAATCAATCTTACAAATAGTACCGGGATTAGCAGACTCATTAAAAGGGGGGTGCGCAGGGGACTTCTTCAGTTGTTCGAATACCCCAATATTGAATTGATGTTTAAGGTAAAAAATGCTTTGAAAAAAGAATCAGGTTATGATTTACTGATTTCTATTGCCGTTCCTCATCCAATCCATTGGGGGGTAGCGTGGGCGTGGAAAATGAATAATCCGATTGCCCATACCTGGGCCGCGGATTGTGGGGATCCATATATGTGGCAGACGCTCGATTCGTTTAACAAGATGTTTTACTTCAAATATTTTGAAAAAAGTTTTTGTCGTAAAGCTAACTTTATAACTGTACCTATTGAGGAAGCCAGAAAGGGATATTACCCTGAATTCAGGGACAAAGTACGAGTGATTCCCCAAGGGTTTAATTTTGGAGAGATAGAAATTGATCACTCATCTTTCAGTTCTAATACTGTTCCAACCTTTGCTTATGCCGGTGGATTTATTCCGGGAGGTAGAGATCCAAGAGAATTTCTGGATTACCTGGTTCAAATCGAACAGCCCTATAAATTTATTATTTTTACGAGAAGTAAAGATCTTGTAAAACCATATTTAGAGCGAGCAAATGGTAAGATTGAGATTCATGATTACATACCACGCAAAGAGTTACTTCGCAGATTAAGTAAGATGGATTTCTTGGTCAATTTTGAAAATCGTTCCAATCTGATGATGCCCAGTAAACTAATCGACTATTACCTGGCAGGCCGCCCTGTGCTGAATATACCAAGTAAAGGGATCAATAAGTATACGATTAATCAATTTTTGGTAGCTAACTACAGAAACAAATACAATTATAACGGTGTAGATCGATACCGTATTGAAAATGTATGCGATCAATTTTTATCGTTGTGTGAAGAAATACAGGTAGCAAATGAGTCTTAA
- a CDS encoding UDP-glucose dehydrogenase family protein — translation MNISVIGTGYVGLVSGVCLSEKGHNVTCVDIDKEKVKKINSGIPPIYEKRLKELLNNNIKNGFSATTDLHSAILHSDLSIIAVGTPYRGDKIDLSSIKKAASAIGVSLKEKEEYHVVVVKSTVVPGTTDDVVQPILEETSGKKAGKDFGVGMNPEFLREGEAIDDFMNPDRIVLGGIDPKTHSILKEVYKVFEGVDILTTNNKTAEMIKYTANSLLATLISFSNEIGNLCATLGGIDAVEVMEGVHKDKRFSPILANGNRITPGFLSYLAAGCGFGGSCFPKDVKALIAHGKDAGNPMALLDSVIEINKKQPQEVIALLRKHLSSLRGKTIGVLGLAFKPGTDDMRESPAIPIVNYLLTEGAKIKAYDPEAQHEAKKLFGNHQIVYQNNLSQSIQGTDAILLLTSWDEFKQVPDLIHTQNEQPLIIDGRRMLSKNLFHKYEGIGLSL, via the coding sequence ATGAATATTTCAGTCATTGGTACCGGATATGTAGGACTTGTGTCAGGCGTTTGCCTGTCAGAAAAAGGACATAATGTTACATGTGTTGACATAGATAAAGAAAAAGTTAAGAAAATTAACAGCGGCATCCCGCCAATCTATGAAAAGAGATTAAAAGAATTGCTAAATAACAATATCAAAAACGGTTTTTCAGCTACCACAGATCTTCACAGCGCAATTTTGCATTCCGATTTATCTATTATTGCAGTAGGCACGCCCTACAGAGGGGATAAAATAGATCTCAGCAGTATCAAGAAAGCAGCAAGTGCCATTGGTGTTTCCCTTAAAGAAAAAGAGGAATACCATGTTGTTGTCGTAAAAAGCACTGTTGTGCCCGGAACAACAGATGATGTAGTGCAGCCCATATTGGAAGAAACATCAGGAAAAAAAGCCGGCAAAGATTTCGGAGTGGGAATGAACCCCGAATTTTTGAGAGAAGGCGAAGCTATTGATGATTTCATGAATCCAGATAGAATCGTACTAGGTGGAATTGACCCAAAAACCCACTCAATACTGAAAGAAGTATATAAAGTTTTTGAGGGCGTTGACATCCTAACAACCAATAATAAAACAGCGGAGATGATTAAATATACCGCGAATTCTCTGCTGGCTACATTGATCTCATTTTCTAATGAAATTGGCAATTTGTGTGCTACGTTGGGAGGCATTGATGCCGTTGAGGTAATGGAAGGTGTGCACAAGGACAAACGATTTAGCCCGATTTTAGCTAACGGTAACAGAATCACCCCTGGCTTTCTTTCTTACTTGGCTGCCGGATGTGGATTTGGCGGGAGTTGTTTTCCAAAAGATGTGAAGGCGCTTATTGCGCACGGCAAGGATGCAGGAAATCCTATGGCACTACTCGATTCTGTTATAGAAATCAATAAAAAACAACCGCAAGAGGTTATTGCACTACTACGAAAACACTTATCAAGTCTGAGAGGAAAAACTATTGGCGTCCTTGGACTGGCATTTAAACCGGGCACCGATGACATGCGGGAGTCCCCTGCTATTCCGATTGTAAATTACCTTCTCACAGAAGGCGCAAAGATCAAAGCTTATGATCCTGAAGCCCAACACGAAGCTAAAAAGTTATTTGGAAACCATCAGATAGTATATCAAAATAATCTATCCCAAAGCATCCAGGGAACTGATGCCATCTTATTGCTTACCAGTTGGGACGAATTCAAACAAGTGCCCGACCTAATACATACCCAAAACGAACAACCTTTAATCATTGATGGGAGAAGAATGTTAAGCAAAAACCTCTTCCACAAATATGAAGGAATCGGACTTTCGTTATGA
- a CDS encoding carbamoyltransferase family protein: MDKKIYILGISAFYHDSAACIIENGKILAAAQEERFTRVKHERSFPKEAIRYCLSEANISIKDIELVAFYDQPWLKFDRLIKTYFAYAPDGFLSFSKAIPQWIKKKLWVDRIIKNELSYKGKVLYPEHHESHAASAFFPSPYEKAAVLTIDGVGEWATASWGVGEYNNIKIENELHFPHSLGLLYTAFTTYTGFRANSGEYKVMGLAPYGKPKYKEKILDNLMDLKEDGSFRLNMKYFNYCQGLTMTSEAFHDLLGGPPREPESKLTQREMDLARSVQEVVEEVMLRMARHVRKETGEKYLCLAGGVALNCVANGKILRERIFDDIWIQPAAGDAGGALGAALYAWYQIMDKPRMLNGQKDFQKGSYLGPSFSQKEIEQWLKEERIPYKKEDPEKIPSLAAEQLVDGKVVGWFNGRMEFGPRALGARSILGDSRSPETQSTLNLKIKYRESFRPFAPSCLAEDVSEYFELYRESPYMLLVAPVKKSRRIKQAEDHQKLFGIELLNIPRSDIPAVTHVDYSARIQTVSKDDNPQYYQLIREFKKQTGYGVIVNTSFNVRGEPIVCTFQDAYRCFMRTEMDVLFLENFVMFKREQPEITEDKDWRKEFVLD; encoded by the coding sequence ATGGACAAAAAAATATACATACTGGGAATTTCAGCATTCTACCATGATTCCGCTGCTTGTATCATTGAAAATGGTAAAATATTAGCTGCTGCCCAAGAAGAGAGATTCACTCGAGTGAAACATGAACGAAGTTTTCCAAAGGAAGCTATACGCTATTGTCTTTCAGAGGCAAACATATCCATCAAAGATATTGAGCTGGTAGCATTTTACGATCAGCCATGGCTCAAATTTGATCGTCTTATCAAGACATACTTCGCATATGCTCCAGACGGCTTTTTATCTTTTTCTAAAGCCATACCTCAATGGATCAAAAAGAAATTATGGGTAGATCGTATAATAAAAAACGAGTTGAGCTATAAGGGTAAAGTCCTTTACCCAGAACATCACGAATCCCACGCAGCATCAGCTTTTTTCCCCTCTCCATATGAAAAAGCAGCTGTACTCACAATAGATGGTGTTGGAGAGTGGGCTACAGCTTCATGGGGAGTAGGAGAATATAATAATATCAAGATTGAAAACGAGCTTCATTTTCCTCACAGTTTAGGACTGTTGTACACTGCATTTACAACCTATACAGGATTTCGAGCAAACTCTGGCGAATATAAAGTAATGGGGTTAGCCCCCTACGGCAAACCTAAATACAAAGAAAAGATCCTCGATAACCTTATGGATCTAAAAGAGGACGGGTCGTTCCGATTGAATATGAAATACTTTAACTATTGCCAGGGGCTTACAATGACCTCCGAAGCATTTCATGACCTTTTGGGCGGCCCTCCCCGGGAACCCGAGTCTAAGTTAACACAACGAGAAATGGATCTGGCACGGTCGGTCCAAGAAGTTGTGGAAGAGGTGATGCTACGCATGGCCCGTCACGTTCGTAAAGAAACCGGCGAAAAATATCTATGCTTGGCCGGAGGTGTAGCTCTAAACTGCGTTGCAAATGGCAAAATACTTCGTGAAAGGATCTTTGACGATATCTGGATACAACCCGCTGCCGGAGACGCGGGCGGTGCCTTAGGTGCTGCACTATACGCATGGTACCAAATTATGGATAAACCCCGCATGCTAAATGGCCAAAAAGATTTCCAGAAAGGATCTTATTTGGGGCCCTCTTTTTCCCAGAAAGAAATTGAACAATGGTTAAAAGAGGAACGTATTCCGTATAAAAAAGAAGATCCTGAAAAAATACCTTCTCTGGCTGCAGAGCAACTTGTTGATGGCAAGGTAGTTGGATGGTTTAATGGCCGAATGGAGTTTGGCCCCCGAGCGTTGGGGGCTCGAAGTATTTTGGGAGATTCGCGGAGTCCGGAAACACAGTCCACTCTAAACCTAAAAATAAAATACCGAGAATCATTTCGACCGTTTGCACCATCATGTCTGGCTGAAGATGTAAGTGAATACTTTGAGCTCTACCGAGAATCACCTTACATGCTGCTTGTTGCACCTGTAAAAAAATCCAGAAGAATTAAGCAAGCGGAAGACCACCAAAAACTATTTGGAATTGAACTTCTGAATATTCCCAGAAGTGATATTCCTGCTGTTACACATGTAGATTATTCCGCAAGGATTCAAACTGTCAGTAAGGATGATAACCCACAGTATTATCAGCTAATTAGGGAATTCAAAAAACAGACTGGGTATGGAGTGATCGTAAATACCTCATTCAATGTTCGAGGTGAGCCCATCGTCTGTACCTTTCAAGATGCATATCGATGTTTTATGAGAACGGAGATGGATGTCCTTTTCTTAGAAAACTTCGTAATGTTTAAAAGAGAACAACCTGAGATAACCGAAGATAAAGACTGGAGAAAAGAATTTGTACTCGACTAA
- a CDS encoding NAD(P)H-dependent oxidoreductase: MIIVDNALKERERSNNPVRVGIIGAGYMGRGTVLTIERSVPGMKVAALYNRTLSKAKRAFSQAGVDNYREVSATHELDQVIAEGGYAVTDNPNALCRAENLDVIIEATGQIEFGAQVTVEAINHQKHVVLMNAELDATVGPILKKYADDNGVIITNADGDQPGVLMNLMRFVKTIGYDPVLAGNIKGLEDPYRTPETQKEFARKHKQKPRMVTSFADGTKLSMEMAVVANATGFKAGKRGMYGPECEHATDAIDLFPMDQMMNGGLVDYILGAEPGPGVFVLAYNDNPIQQDYMSYFKMGDGPLYVFYVPYHLPHLEVPITAARAVLFNDATIAPKGEAVCDVITLAKKDLKAGDMLDGIGGFTTYGTLENSDIVNTEAFLPMGLSEGCVLKNDVPKDHALTYQDVTIPKGRLVDQIRREQMQYFDFTKISNSTVGLNQHLNIK, translated from the coding sequence ATGATTATAGTAGATAATGCCCTTAAAGAGAGGGAACGAAGTAACAACCCTGTCAGGGTTGGAATCATTGGAGCAGGATACATGGGACGAGGGACCGTTTTAACGATTGAGCGATCCGTTCCCGGAATGAAGGTTGCTGCCCTATATAACCGTACCTTATCAAAAGCAAAACGAGCATTCAGCCAGGCAGGAGTGGATAACTACCGGGAAGTATCTGCAACGCATGAATTAGATCAAGTGATTGCTGAGGGGGGATACGCCGTTACAGACAATCCCAATGCTTTGTGTAGGGCTGAAAATTTGGATGTTATTATTGAAGCTACTGGTCAAATTGAGTTTGGTGCACAAGTTACGGTGGAGGCTATAAACCATCAAAAGCACGTAGTACTAATGAATGCTGAGCTTGACGCCACTGTAGGTCCCATATTAAAAAAATATGCCGACGACAATGGTGTAATTATTACAAATGCCGATGGTGACCAACCGGGAGTACTGATGAATTTAATGCGGTTTGTAAAAACAATTGGCTACGATCCTGTATTAGCAGGAAATATAAAAGGCCTCGAAGACCCTTACCGGACCCCGGAGACCCAAAAAGAATTTGCCCGTAAACACAAACAAAAACCAAGAATGGTGACCTCCTTTGCCGATGGTACTAAACTTTCAATGGAAATGGCGGTTGTTGCTAATGCAACTGGTTTTAAAGCAGGAAAACGAGGAATGTATGGGCCAGAATGTGAACATGCAACTGATGCTATCGACCTGTTTCCGATGGACCAGATGATGAACGGAGGGCTTGTTGATTACATATTAGGTGCTGAGCCGGGACCCGGCGTTTTTGTGCTGGCATATAATGATAATCCTATACAACAAGACTATATGTCCTATTTCAAAATGGGTGATGGCCCGTTGTATGTATTCTATGTACCCTACCACCTGCCCCACCTTGAAGTTCCCATCACTGCGGCACGAGCGGTACTCTTTAATGATGCAACCATCGCTCCAAAGGGAGAAGCAGTTTGTGATGTTATCACTTTAGCAAAAAAAGATCTTAAGGCAGGTGATATGCTGGATGGAATCGGGGGGTTTACCACTTATGGAACACTTGAAAATTCTGATATTGTAAATACAGAAGCATTTCTTCCAATGGGACTATCAGAAGGATGCGTGCTAAAAAATGATGTACCTAAAGATCATGCTCTTACCTATCAAGATGTAACTATACCGAAAGGTAGATTAGTTGATCAGATTCGCAGAGAACAAATGCAGTACTTTGATTTTACAAAGATATCAAACTCAACCGTTGGTTTAAATCAACATTTAAATATAAAGTGA
- a CDS encoding DUF6298 domain-containing protein encodes MKKLTSSNKTVRIFTTLVLLGLIILSSASCNDNSTNSTSDYSPSDDAVPEKNAIQPYSDNPNYWQYKEEPIMLIGGSNNDNLFQWTGDKLTNHLDSLVAAGGNYLRLVMSDDDDHDLGEVYAFGQRSNGKYNLNTWNPEYWNRLINFLDKTSDRDIIVQLTLWDGWDFGGDDGSDWSEHPYNPKNNTNYSTNNTRLPTTWKEPPWREDHPLFLTVPTLNNDIEVLKFQEAFISKLLSIALTYNNVLYNIENEASTPLEWSDYWAEFIHKEANATGKKIYVTSMRDNWDIRHQDHLHVLKNVNLYQFFDASQNTQMPRRHGEGAGHQIAYEHLLDLKTRIQQSGQRPVNIVKTYGAKNSSNGAPSDAGGLQSFWINIFGGVSAVRFHRPKQGLGISEIALKSIKSARMLSDSTDFFSMFPKPSLLGNRSQNEAYALANTGKQYAVYFTEGREITLDISAITADSIEVQWLNILTASWTDTELVFKSENTTGPIRKIADKLQDLLKISTSITLSPPDNGPWIALINPVNKDN; translated from the coding sequence ATGAAAAAGCTAACATCAAGCAATAAAACTGTTCGGATATTTACCACTTTAGTTTTACTGGGGCTCATTATCTTATCATCAGCTTCCTGTAATGATAACTCAACAAATTCCACTAGTGATTATTCACCTAGCGACGATGCCGTACCTGAGAAGAATGCTATACAACCTTACAGCGATAATCCCAACTACTGGCAATACAAAGAAGAACCTATCATGCTTATTGGTGGTAGCAATAATGACAACTTATTCCAGTGGACCGGGGATAAACTCACAAACCATCTGGATTCTCTTGTAGCTGCCGGTGGCAATTACCTTCGACTTGTTATGTCTGACGATGATGATCATGATTTGGGCGAAGTCTATGCATTTGGGCAGAGAAGTAACGGGAAATATAATTTAAACACGTGGAATCCCGAATACTGGAACCGTTTGATTAACTTCCTTGATAAAACCTCTGATCGCGATATAATTGTACAGTTAACTTTGTGGGATGGTTGGGATTTTGGCGGAGATGACGGATCGGATTGGAGTGAACATCCCTATAATCCCAAAAACAACACAAATTACAGTACCAATAATACCCGATTACCTACAACATGGAAAGAACCGCCTTGGCGCGAAGATCATCCCTTATTCTTAACGGTGCCAACACTAAATAATGATATTGAGGTTCTCAAATTCCAAGAGGCCTTCATTTCTAAATTACTTTCCATTGCCCTTACATATAATAATGTTCTTTATAATATCGAAAATGAAGCAAGTACTCCATTAGAGTGGTCTGACTACTGGGCAGAGTTTATACATAAGGAAGCAAATGCTACGGGAAAAAAAATATACGTAACCAGTATGCGAGACAATTGGGATATTAGACATCAAGACCATTTACATGTGCTAAAAAATGTCAACTTGTACCAGTTTTTTGATGCATCCCAAAATACCCAAATGCCCAGAAGGCATGGCGAAGGCGCGGGACATCAAATAGCCTATGAACATCTGTTAGATCTGAAAACCCGAATTCAACAATCAGGACAACGACCGGTTAATATTGTTAAAACCTATGGTGCAAAAAATTCTTCAAACGGAGCACCTTCAGATGCCGGAGGCCTACAAAGCTTCTGGATTAATATTTTTGGTGGAGTTTCAGCCGTTCGATTTCACCGACCAAAGCAAGGCCTAGGTATTTCCGAAATTGCCTTAAAAAGCATCAAATCTGCACGAATGTTGAGTGACAGTACTGATTTTTTTTCTATGTTTCCGAAACCATCGTTATTAGGCAATCGATCACAAAACGAGGCCTATGCTTTAGCAAATACAGGTAAGCAATATGCGGTGTACTTCACAGAGGGTCGAGAGATTACGCTGGATATTTCCGCAATAACGGCGGATAGTATAGAAGTCCAATGGCTGAATATTCTTACTGCTTCTTGGACTGACACAGAATTAGTTTTTAAATCAGAAAACACTACTGGCCCGATAAGAAAGATTGCAGACAAACTCCAAGATCTTCTTAAAATCAGTACCAGTATCACACTTAGTCCGCCAGATAATGGCCCCTGGATTGCATTAATCAATCCTGTAAATAAAGATAATTAG